The genomic interval ATTACAGGGATTGTGTGTTACACTGCATTTGTTTTATCTAAATGTACCTAACAAATTGGCAGCTCACCCTTTCGTGCATGAATTATTGAACCGCAAAGTAAATTCACAAGTACCCTCAAACAAGTTAAATCTCATGTACGTAAATCTTTTCAATATACTTTTTTGAAGGAGCTGTGTTAATGAAGATGGTTAAATCctcttttttctcaaaaaacctgtttgttttttttctttaacttaaTAACAGATGTTAGAAATTCTTTTTTACCAGATTTTAATATCTTTCTTGTAcatctcttgtctctgacttgAAATACATCCGTCCACTCCAGTGGACATTTTGCACCGAAGGGCATGTTCTGCCTATTGGGCCTATATTAAGATAAAATCAGCCTATATTTAGACACAATCTGAAGGCTATTTGATATCACTGTTTGATATAACTGCACTCAAGTGTAAATTATATCATCtaaaataaaactgacaaaaaaatgtcCCCTGGAGTGGAcagatgtgttttcagtttcatgtgttttatttttttttataaatggcACAAAAGTTGGAATATCTGGATAAAAGTATTTCTATTATcttatttagatattttttttctttttctttttatacccGTCTCTTTTTTTGGAGAATAACATGATAACAAGAGTTATTCCGAAGGCATTTGGCGCATCTCCCCTTCCCTCCATCAGTTTCTGATGCCATATCTCAAGATGACAAAGACATACAAAGATTATAATCAACTGCAATTGTAGACATGGCTCTAGGGATCCGCCACCAGGAGACTGGGACATGGTGCTCCAACTTAATTGGATTAAAAATGGCTCCGAAATATCTCTTTGCTGTAGTAGACACCATGCACGAAAGTTGTTTTTCgtatactagtgcagtgcccgtaagaaaagtgtattcctataaaaaaagtgggaggttaagcagctttttcatggatggccaaatgaggctgtctttgaaggtgggacgtcagggatatttaggtttgttttgacatccgatattccagggtataattggctgtttttgactatttttgattttgccgttatatttcaccgtaaaagctatttacttggtgtcattattttcagcacaacctcacatgtgtgactgtacagttattttttcattttgacaaactgtattaacacaatggacctaaaatcacaaaaaaaaacaaaatccgagtagaaaaagttagatttttttactgtgaaaaccacaaatatgtttaacaaacctttttttttttttttacttgtaatgcaaatataaattgttgtttgctaaatttgtgcatacatttaaaaaatgtacaaagttatatgtaactatttacatttaaatgcaggcaatgctcaggtctgcctgagctccttccagctgaatgaatagctgcactgcctgctccacattcagcttctcctcattctgactcattaaacaaaaaaccgactccactacacactaaacacactacaccaaacactacataacacactaactacacactccaaacacgctaaatgtcacaaatctctcaactctcaatattgctgtctatacaccgaccgtcgttgcatgtcaatcatccgcctccctccctcccacaacttcctgttcctcaacaaccaaacttgttgcttggacactttcgtgacaaaagcctgtttttaccgtttcttcctgcaccagacacaaagcaaacgtgacggcaatgttggcgaaaaagcgtggcggacattatttagcttaggtccggttttggacatgccgatgcgtccggtccgtcgcctcgggaggtgggtgtagctagctagcggctagctacacacgaacatacacagattccgattccacttggTTGTCCacgcatctccggatctcctcagacccgaacagactcggtccggactcgtttaatctcattaatccacagcagtcagtttagatgcacagaacggaccgaaccgccggcaaaatcccggtccagctcgctccgctgcaggtataaatccgcttgtttctccaggtacgtcgtgggcttgagctctgcagtgattagctctggtgtgcacgtgactgtggtggctctggtggactatgctcggcggaatttgcaaagcatttatgaaataatttattcacggtatcattgcagtccaaacaaatgcttagatgcacacaactgaaccacgcagcagccatgttgaaagtctcgggtcagtgtgatccttattcGCAGAGATATatgactaacacacacacacacacacacacacacacacacacacacacacacacacacacagattccgtgcatttatagatagatgaaaTTTGTCCTCGGGTCTCTCTTCTCAAAGATATCTTGATCTCAATGAGCCATCCTATTAAATAAAGCCTAACCGACTTGTTCACCTTTGGCTCTGGGAACTTTTTCTAACATTTAAAAGATTTGATTGTggtgaaagaaaataaacatacagTACTTTtcaataattatgataatagttgcagccctattaTAAATTCACAAGAAATGTCGTTGGGTATAAATGTCACAGGATGGTAATAACATCAaactatattttttattatataaagGGCTAAAAATGCATTAtcgtctttctctttctgtgtgaagGTGTGGGCTGCTGCAGGTCGGGGACCGGCTGCTGTCCATAAATGGGATCCCGACTGAAGATGGCACTTTGGAGGAAGCCCATCAGCTACTCAGGGACTCTGCTCTGGCCAACAAGGTCACCGTGGAGATTGAATTTGACATCGCAGGTATCACGGCAGCAGATCCACCTCTCATTGTGAGATCTTGTTACAGTATTTGTACTCTCCCGCTAACTTTTTGGCTTTTCCTTTTAAATCCAAATTAGAGTCCGTGGTTCCCAGCAGTGGAACCTTCCACGTCAAACTGCCCAAGAGAAGAGGAGTGGAGTTGGGGATCACCATCAGCGGTGAGTCTGTCAGCATGGAGACGTACAGCAGGGGGCAGTGTCGCTCAATAATTCCCCACAGACCTGCACACTGTAAATCTACTTTTGAATCAATGTTCTGTGATCCATAAAACGCAGACGAGGCGAGGGCACATACCTCATTACCTCTGAATAATAGTTACTTACGCAAGTATTCATCACAACCCTTTTCTGCTCCAACTCTGCTCTGTAAACACAAACGGGAAGCTGAGATGAGGAAGTTGAGTGATTTTTAAGAGTGTTTACCCTCATATCACACAtcctaaaatacattttgaaaaacaaacactgtaattTTCTCTTGTGTTTAATCAGCAAGTAAGAAACCCGGCAAGCCCCTCATCATCTCTGACATCAGGAAAGGAAGCATAGCACACAGGTAAGTCCTCTCATCACACACAGCCCCTCAGTTCCGGCGGCGTTGACAGTTTCAGGGTGAACTAGTTTCTCTTATGTGGGATTATtcctgaacaaaataaaaattgtttTGTGAATCTACTGCGTAATACATGCCTAATTGGATTGAGCTATCAAAACTAGATCAGTGGGGCAGAGCAGCTGCATTTCAGAAGGGCTCAGTGTTGATTAGGTTGAGGGTGAGGTTACGGTCACCCCCCGATGGTCCCACTGAGACACCCGGGCTAATAGGATTCTCAAACTGAGTCAGAAGATGCAGCTCCCTGGTTCCCGTTAATAAGCTGTGATCCTCCCGCTCCTGTGTCCGGTAGAACAGGCACTCTGGAGCCTGGAGACAGGCTGCTCGCCATCGACAGCGTGCGTCTGGAGAACTGCACCATGGAGGACGCCATGCACGTCCTGCAGCAGGCCGAGGACATGGTCAAACTCCGGATCCAGAAAGACGAGGACAACATTGGTACAATACAATAATGACTTAAAAACGCCAAATATACTACGACCTGTGTATAAGCAGCAGGGTTAAGTTCCATAGACTCCATAAAATGAACTCAAATTTCTGagctttatttttcttattttcaacTCAGTTAACAATCTCATGACCCTTTTAGATTTATCTTGTGACCCTTAAGAGGGGAACGGACCCCCAGTTTGGCAACTATTTgctttgttcatttatttaattattttttgtggTTAATCGATTACTTATTCAGACCATCTGAATGTCCAAAAGTAGCTACAAATGTCTATTACAGGTTTTCAAAGCCCAAGTTTATGTATTCTGATGTCTTTTGTCACCTCACAGTCCAAGCTCCTAAtatgttaaaggaaaagttcaactTAAAATGAGATTTCAGTAAATATCTATTCGCCTCCATGACAATTGAACGTCAGAAGTTTCATAGTCCGAAAACgattctggagcttcacagcaaaacagtgttgcagcgttctccttaacaactgaagtcgATGGGGACGTGTTGTAACATGAGATTGCTTCATATAGCTCGTCCATTGTAATGCCAGTCTCTGGAAGAAacaagatcccaaactgattgtGTGTCGGCTAACCTAAAAGTGTTGACTTGCATCCTGTATGAAATGGCAAGCTGCACCAGGGTGTAAACAACATCTCTTCAAATCAGTTTAGGATCTCTGGGCTCCAGGAGACTTGGATTAATCCAGataagctgtatggagccattttgtgatGTCTACGCTTTAAAACAAGTTCCCATTTACTTCAGAAAAATGCTACATccatgttttgttgtgaagctcctgaaatgtttGGTGGACTACCAGCTCTCACCATGTGGTTGAACAGATTCAGCAGGTTTATTAGAAAATgactgcatttacattttttggttGAACTGCTCCTGTAAGTGTGACATTATAGAAATTTAAGAAAACCAGCATATATTATTGTCTCAAACCTAAAACCAGTGAAATGGGAAATGGTTACAGATTAATTTATTGTCCATTGCAATACTTTTATTGAGTAGTACATTGAATTCTTTctatgaacaaagcagtagacagaAGTAAATATAAGCAGAGTTAAATAGCTCTTATTTGTCTATTTCCATCATAAAGTGTTCCACCCCCACAGGGTTTATAATGTTGAGTTTGATGCACCCTATCTACTGTCCCCCCTATGTGCTGTAGATGAGTTGGAGATGTCGGGCTCCATAATCTACACAGTGGAGCTGAAGAGATATAACGGACCACTGGGCATCACGATCTCTGGCACCGAGGAGCCCTTTGACCCCATTGTTATTTCCGGCTTGACCAAGAAAGGCCTGGCAGAGAGGTGAGGAGGGCAAGAGGTGAAGAGGGCAGGGGGCAGGAGGGCAGAGGTGATGTGATGTATGACAGGCAGGGAGTTAAGAATTATTTGACAAGATGGTGAGGCTTAAATCAGGCTAGTCAAGGCTGTCTCAGCCTCTTTTGGAAACTTAGTTTTTTCTAAGATAAACAAGACAGCCAACAATGGCTGTCTCGTTTTGTTCGGTAACAAGAAGCCCCTTTGTCTCCATCTCAGTCGGCGCACTGGCAGCCTGACAGGTTTTCCCGGCCTGCACGCCGGTACTGTCTGGTATACTCTGGtatctctgtctcctctgctctcctaaCCCTGCAGGACCGGGGCCATCCATATAGGGGACAGAGTCCTCGCCATCAATGGGGTCAGTCTGAAAGGGAAGCCGCTGAGCGAGGCCATCCACCTCCTGCAGATGGCCGGGGAGTCCGTCACACTCAAGATCAAGAAACAAGCCGATcgtatgtttttatatttccctcagctatttatttatttgcatacagaTAAGATTGCATAAAAcccacaaaatgaaaagacgagAGGTCACGAAGCCGTCTGACTTGCACAACAAACCTTCCATCCCTCATAGAAAAAAACGCAACAATAAAAGTTAATATATTttggaaaatgaaagaaacttTGTCAGAAAGAAACACATAAAGAAAAAGTAACCACTCAATGGACAATGTCTGAGGGAGCAGTGGTTGCGTTGTTGTCTCATAAAGAAGGTGAAGACGATGAGcgtgtcttttcttttgttttccaacTGTGGAAAATatattcctgtacactgtatcaaataataattaaatttaattaaatacaaataaaataactaaATATAAGAAGGCAAAGTAAAagcatttttaattttcacCACACTCAAAAACCTCACACACCCATTAGCCTGTCTAATGTTGTGTAAACAAAATTGTGAATTCTTAATGTTGAAAAGGTTTCTAAATGATGGCAGAAGAAGGTAAAATTATGTGATGatctgtgatgatgatgattatttgtCACATAATGAAAGAAAGTTTTTCTGAGTCCATTTCTCCTGTGGAGGAACAAACTCACTTATGCCAACATGCATCTTCTGAGAAGAAGATTGAGAAAGAACTTCAAAGAAATAACTTTTTTATATTAAAGGTTCAAAACACACCAACATGagtgaggggagggggagagagagagagagagagagagagaacaaattTCAGTATTGTTTTAAAACGTGGGTtaattcagctttttaagctACACTTCATTATGCCATTAGAGAAAACTTGGGCTAAGTGCAGACAGTTGTCATACCACTAATGACCCTGTATGTACATGCAAGTgtcattagaaaaacaaatgcataaaaacaacattgcaCGACTTCAGACATGTTCTGAAGCATAATCTCAGTGAAAGGGATTAAAAATAGAGTGCATTTCGTTCTCCTTTTATTTCTgacttgttttgcttttcattcgCAGAGTCGGACAGTCGTCACAGAACAGAGGACAGAGAAGCTGGGTTTTTAAGTGACCCCGAGGACGACCTCACAGACTTCCATAAGACCAGCAAACACTCGGAGGTCTACTCTGCCACTGTGCCCAGTATAGACTCTGCAATGAGCTCCTGGGATAGCTCGGGGTTTGACGCAGGCTATGGTAGCCAAGGTGAGGTCAACTGTTCACGTTCTCTATGTCTAAAAACATCCCATATCCTGTGTTGCCTCAAATGAAGTCAGTGGATTTTCTTGATTTTCAGGGACGTATCTTCACAAAGCATCCGATTTATTGCTCAATCCAAATGATTGGCGACGTACGAAGCACAGGAACCAAAACAGCTCCAGCTCCACAGGTCATCTCCACCACTCAGCGCTGTACGATGGGAGATATACTGAGGATGAGTGGGAAAAATTACCTGGGTAAGGTAACGCGCGTCTGCAGTCTCCTTCCTGTCAACATCTCGCTTCATgtcagtgcagctttaagtgtctttcaaagtaaagggcatatttaatttaaatcgTGTTCTGTgcacagtggtggaaagtacTGATGTTCAAGAACTGTATTGTAATACTGTAGATTATCAGGCTACGTAGACTTGGGTATTTAAATTTGATGCTCATTAGTTGCTAAAAACTTCTTAAATTATTActctttttgtgtattttcaagGAAGTAACACATAATACTGAGTAATATGCTTAACAAGAACACTAAGTACTTAATTACTAAGTACTTACTCTTTATGTGCACCTTCAAGTAGTGACACATTATTCTGAGTAGTTACTCATTAGTTACTAATAACTATCACAAGTTACTGGCTTGTTACTCTTTTTGCTCTCAAAGTATTCCCTCATTGCTTCATGGTTACGTCAATTGGCCACTGAGTTTTTACTATGAGATGCCGATTCAGCAGTAATACATTTGTAattttacttttgtactttttccaccactgtgTTTTAAGTAAAAACTTTtgtgattacttttttttgtaaaacttcttttcctcttctttgtgTTCAGAGGCAAACTGAAttattttctcttcatcttGTGTTGTATGCTGCCATGTTTTGTGCATTTCCAAACTgtcctttttctcttctttctcaggTATTCTCTTTCTCATCTGCTTTACTAACTGCCCACGAGCTCTTTGGTGTCTCACATAGATGCATCTTTTTCTGTCACCCCCCTTTGTccgcaccaaaaaaaaaaaaaacgttgccCTCAGAAAGCACCTAAAGCGCCCAAGGATACATCAGCCTTATCTGTCTCttcacacttcttcttcttttttttttcctgaacttTTGTGTCACACgctttcagttttctttttggcCGACGTTACTTttgtaaaattgaaaaaaaaaactttctaaaGGCTTTGTCTAATCTAGCGGACTCATCAGCCTTTGAGCTGCCACAAGTGGGAGAATTTACGGTAAACCCTCATTGTGAGAGATTTTCCAAAGGAACTCTCCGGCACGCAGCACAAAAACTGCATTTCCCACGCTGCACCGGCCTCAAGACCACAGGGCTGCTCTCATGTTCTGGTTCCTGCGTTGTCATAGATTCGTCAGCCCCCCTCGTTGCCAGGGCACCCTGAACCAGGATGACAGCTTCTGGTCCCAGGCTCTGCAGGACCTCGAGACCTGCGGCCAGTCGGAGATTCTCAGGGAGCTGGAGGTAGGCCCGCCCCCCGTCTGTCATCTCCACCCCGacatcctcctccatctgcttTGTCCTACTCATGTATTCATAAATGGGTGTCAGCCTAAGTGACCATGCCAGATGAAGCATTATGATAATCACCAGAGTGTGTAATCTGTTATTAAATCTGACAGGCCAGGCACCTGCTGCCATACTGACCGGCTTTTGCCTCGGCCTCTAATCGGGCTCTGTGTTCATGAGAggttaaatgtttgtgtgttccaGTGGAAgtcttttatttaaattttaaccCGTGATGGCCTAATGGTCCCCTGTGATTTCTGTGATTTACTTTTTCAGGCATCCATGACAGGTAGCGCTCTCAGTCTGTACCTGGAGGAGACGAAGACCAACGAAGACTCAATGTTTCCTCCTGAAATCAGTCCCATTAAAAGCAAGGGACTCCATGGCGAGTCTAAGAACAAGAGCATCCTGAACGTGTCGATTAGACGCAGGGACGTACCATCGCCGGGCAGAGGGGACCCCCCTGATCTTGTGTCCCCTACCCCCCTGGCGCTGCACAAGGTAGCTCTACGTTAGGATGGACAATTTTAAAACAGACCTAACCCTTTAACCCTAACAGTAAAATTGTACATGATAACGCTTTACAGTCAATATATCACGGTGTCAATACATGAGGCAGACCAATGGAAAACCCTACTCAGTGCCCACATGTGGGTATAAAGTAAACAATACAGGGAACAAGGGGGTCCATTAAAGGTTATAACACTGAATACCAATGCTGCGTAAgcgtaaccctaaccctgttcCTCAgtatttaatcttttttttttttaataattagaCATAAACACGTTCTTAGATATGTGTAAAGCCGCAACCCTCTCCCCACACTGATCAAACTATTTAAAGTCCCCCatatacttaaaaaaacattgacgTATTTCACCACCGGAAAGGTGGCCCTCGCATAGAACTAGGCTTTCTATGCAGTATAAAGATGCAAATGCTTTTGAAATTAAAAACTTTAGTGATTCAAACACTCGGCACACAGATCCTCGCTCTcgaatatttaatatttgtgtGCATCTGAAGCGTTGATCACTGATCTGTCAGCTGCACTAACAGCTCGATGAACCTGTTATAAACAACAGCATCCTGAGGGAATCTCCCCATTGTGAAGTTTATACCTGCGTGCCTCCTTTACTTGACTCCCTGTGCCTGTCGGTACGGTGTAACTGGACCCAGTGGACACCTGGCCAGTCAGGACTTGCAGTGTGTACGacgaaaacacacaacactcaTTAAACTTTACCTTATCAGCTGCACATGCTGTGACCTCGGACTGCCTGCATACTAGTTGGGCGTCATCTGTGCATCTCGCTGTGCCGCGTTTTGACTGACTGGGCCGAGGCTCAGGCAGTATTGACAGACCGCATCTCAGTCCTGCGGTGTGGAAATTAACTGTGTTTAGAGTTGACACATCTGACATGATATCATGGAAAGTCATCACAAGTCCCCCCATAAAGCAGTTTCTTGTTATGGGTAAACCTGCTGACCTTGTTATATTAGTGCAGGTCTATTTCCAAAGAGAAACAAGTGACACATATAAGCATATGTCTGTGGAAACAGTAACTGTTTAGTATATAAAGAAGGTGACAGTGCTGACACCTGCACAGCACTGTGAGTACATCTGGGTGCTGAATTTAAAGGAATAATCCCACTTTTTCTTAGAAAGCACTTTTAAGAACAGAGCTACAAGGATCTTTGCACACATGAGAAAGTCACAAGGAGATTCAACAACGGCAATTACAACAACAGAATGAATAAAATGCATCGTTTCCAGTCAATGACCCTGCAGCAAGAATCTTTAAACCTAGCCTAtcatagcttagcttagtttagcatacGCTCTAGGAGGCCACTGTGcatgaggaaaaataaacatgatgCAACATGTTAATTTGTGTGTCAGGATGCTTATAGAACCattagaataataaataaaataaaaaattatgcATAggtccccccaaaaaatgtaatCCATAAGCTTGTATTGTGAAAGAGGTGGCTGTAAAAACTGTCAGTTGAAAAGTTTGACTATAGTGAGTTAAGCCATTCAGCCTAATAAAAATGGGAGATTCGAGAAAGATGAAATCATTTTACTTCTATTTAAGTAAGCCGGGCGCTAAACCAGAGGGTAGCCGGCTCTGTCAGCAGAAGTCTTTAGTGCACACGCTGTATGGGACGCACAAGTCTTTTATGCTAAACTGAATTAACTTTTAATTCTTGAATTCTTTATTTCTGAAAAGGGACAGTGTGCATTGATCAACATCCATATGCAATTGCTGCCGAGTTGGCTGTACGGCTTTTTTTCCATCGGCAGGCCTTTCGCATGACGTTAAATGGGCATCCTAgaacaaataaaattaaatataatacaatatgtACGAAACAAACATAATACAGTACTGGCATGAGAGTGCAAAATCCATCTTGATATGATACAGGTGGATAAAAATAGTCATTAGTTCACTTCAACGAATAACATGATGTTGGTACTGAATTCTACTGATGTATGGGTGATATCAATCTTCTCGTCTTGTATTCTGTGTTCAGTTTCCTTTTTAAATGCCTCAACCGGGGGTTAAAGACAAACATCACATTAGAAGCTGTTTTCTTAGACAAGAGCACTGATCTTAGAGACAATTATTAGTGTAAAGCTGTTTTAGAAACGAGGAGGCAGTGGGCTCTAATAAAAGACGCTATTAAGTGCCTATAGTACAaatttctaatgttttttttactttactataAAATTATGATACAGCATATCAGGCCCTCTGCCACGTAGATTTTTGAACATCCCTCAACTTTGTACGAAGTTGCTTGCGCAGCATCAAAGCCTCCAGCTACATAATCATGAATACGTGCTGAGCTGTCGACCTCTGTGTAACAGTGACGTTCCTCTGTGTTTGCAGGTGACCATAAGGAAGGACCGTGAGAGCCATGACTTTGGTTTCAGCGTATCTGACGGGCTTCTGGAGAAAGGGGTGTTTGTCAACATGATCCGCCCGGATGGGCCCGCTGACCTGGCAGGGTTGAAACCTTTCGACCGCATTCTTCAGGTACtgtaaagttgtgttttaatgaaattaTACATTGTTGGGAAATTTTGCTTATCAGAGTTGGAGTTGGATAAGAGGATAAATACATCTGGAAATATGCTGTCTTAATTTAGAATGTTAGACAAATACATTCCTAGCACCCTCATGTCTATTtaataaatatgaagctacagccaggagaTGGTTGGCTAATTTAGTGTAACAACTGACAACAATAGTAAGCAGCTGGCGTACTCATGTGAGTTATTTTATAGGTTCCGCACTTAgcttttaaagggtaactccgccaattttacacaaatgtttttacaggTCATGGGGAGTACTGCAgcatatgtaaaaaaatatatatcgttattggtgttgttgttgttattattattattattattattattagtagtagtagtagtagtagtagtagtagtagtagtagtagtagtagtagtagtagttatatataaaaaagtagTATAACGCCCTTTGTGGCTCGAGAGGAAGGTGCATATTAAACTGTCTCCGGTGATTACTCCAGTCAcccagtggctaagttgcattgtgggtaatgtatgcACGGGtttaaaaagcagtccactgatCTATCATCGCAATTATAACTGAtggcctttttttatttcactcattcttcttcttccttttttaaaacctggcacccacattacccacaatgcatctggaggcagtttatcagagtagatgcagcttcctctggagccacagaaggctttagagtgcttttttgtttttgcatatgcagcagtactccGATGACCTGTaaacactttgatgtgtaaaattggtggagttgcccttttaAATATGAGGGATGTTCTCTCATCTTTATGcttttttgttgcagttttCTAAACAGTCTCGCTTACAGCTCATAATGttatgcaaacatttattttttatttttttttaatttcactctCACTAGTAGCAATGAGCTAATTTCCCAGCACATCAAACTATTCCAGTTAGATAAATGTGAATGCAGTAACATGTTGACTGAACGATTTTGTTGATTCTGATCTTGCAGGTGAACCGTGTCAGGACCAGAGACTTGGACTGTTGTCTAACCGTGCCCCTAATTATAGAGGCAGGAGACTGCCTGGACTTGGTCATTAGCAGGAATCCACTGGCAGCAGGGGACACCGGGCTGCCCGACGACTGTGACGACCCCTCAAACTCGCTGTTCTGCTTTCCAGAGCGCCGGACCAACAGCATCGCCCTGTGACCAAGGATGGGCACTTTTTTAACACGCTGCGGCGCCGGGACCTCGCGCACGTTGTGCGACGCTTGGCTTTTTTGTTTGTCACATTGTACCTCTGAGACAGACCTTCACACTCATGTTCAGCACGCAGAGCATCCAAAAACAGTCACTCTCTCCGCCTGGAAGCATCTCTCACTTACAAAGTTACAAGTACATGTGTTCACTAATGCCAGTTTTAGTCACTGTGTTCACATGATGCAGTTCAGAGGAGGCTCTGGCTTCAGGGCAGGCCGTTCCCCCCTacaccccaccccccaccctcaCGTCCCAACTGCTTCCCTCTCCAGAGGCACAGCCACATGCAGGGTTATATAACAGGGAAGTCATAGCATCTGACTGAGCCAGGATGTCAACACACACGCCTGAGCTCTGGAGAGAGTCAAATGctgcacacatacactcacacacacacatacacacacacacacacacacacacagacactgcatGTATTTACTATCCTTTG from Sparus aurata chromosome 7, fSpaAur1.1, whole genome shotgun sequence carries:
- the LOC115585144 gene encoding glutamate receptor-interacting protein 2-like isoform X1 — encoded protein: MNMSARVVFGKGRLAPKQLSFAFPQTDSLRKGSRSTGGKRRMFSFSLRCRLGIIRGRTKDEGPYSKGSKESGTADQSHLSQRRSFSAEEYRGVTTVDLMKREGSSLGLTISGGSDKDGKPRVSNLRPGGLAARSDQLNVGDYIKSVNGINLSKLRHDEIISLLKNIGERVVLEVEYELPQFVQNPSGVITKTIEVCLHKEGNSFGFVMRGGFHEDWRRSRPLVVTYVRPGGPADREGTLKAGDRVLSIDGMPLNREKHADALTMLMQSGQEALFLIEYDVSVMEAVQQASGPLLVEIVKSPSASLGISLTTTIYRSKQVIIIDKIKPASVVERCGALHVGDILLSIDGTSTEHCSLMEATQLLASTADVVKLEILPASQSRLAVRPQDTVKVQKSNHHHWDQSSNYCHPPHASHSKTWSSPSHPHNQQDHCKSLVSGGFSPSSTATSGFSSQGSNTLPCPIPPIAPTSPRNSTGKRRNRKKDHKSSLSLASSSVGPGGQVFHVETSEVILRGDPLTGFGIQLQGGVFATETLSAPPVIRFIEPDSPAERCGLLQVGDRLLSINGIPTEDGTLEEAHQLLRDSALANKVTVEIEFDIAESVVPSSGTFHVKLPKRRGVELGITISASKKPGKPLIISDIRKGSIAHRTGTLEPGDRLLAIDSVRLENCTMEDAMHVLQQAEDMVKLRIQKDEDNIDELEMSGSIIYTVELKRYNGPLGITISGTEEPFDPIVISGLTKKGLAERTGAIHIGDRVLAINGVSLKGKPLSEAIHLLQMAGESVTLKIKKQADQSDSRHRTEDREAGFLSDPEDDLTDFHKTSKHSEVYSATVPSIDSAMSSWDSSGFDAGYGSQGTYLHKASDLLLNPNDWRRTKHRNQNSSSSTGHLHHSALYDGRYTEDEWEKLPGFVSPPRCQGTLNQDDSFWSQALQDLETCGQSEILRELEASMTGSALSLYLEETKTNEDSMFPPEISPIKSKGLHGESKNKSILNVSIRRRDVPSPGRGDPPDLVSPTPLALHKVTIRKDRESHDFGFSVSDGLLEKGVFVNMIRPDGPADLAGLKPFDRILQVNRVRTRDLDCCLTVPLIIEAGDCLDLVISRNPLAAGDTGLPDDCDDPSNSLFCFPERRTNSIAL
- the LOC115585144 gene encoding glutamate receptor-interacting protein 2-like isoform X2 — translated: MNMSARVVFGKGRLAPKQLSFAFPQTDSLRKGSRSTGGKRRMFSFSLRCRLGIIRGRTKDEGPYSKGSKESGTADQSHLSQRRSFSEEYRGVTTVDLMKREGSSLGLTISGGSDKDGKPRVSNLRPGGLAARSDQLNVGDYIKSVNGINLSKLRHDEIISLLKNIGERVVLEVEYELPQFVQNPSGVITKTIEVCLHKEGNSFGFVMRGGFHEDWRRSRPLVVTYVRPGGPADREGTLKAGDRVLSIDGMPLNREKHADALTMLMQSGQEALFLIEYDVSVMEAVQQASGPLLVEIVKSPSASLGISLTTTIYRSKQVIIIDKIKPASVVERCGALHVGDILLSIDGTSTEHCSLMEATQLLASTADVVKLEILPASQSRLAVRPQDTVKVQKSNHHHWDQSSNYCHPPHASHSKTWSSPSHPHNQQDHCKSLVSGGFSPSSTATSGFSSQGSNTLPCPIPPIAPTSPRNSTGKRRNRKKDHKSSLSLASSSVGPGGQVFHVETSEVILRGDPLTGFGIQLQGGVFATETLSAPPVIRFIEPDSPAERCGLLQVGDRLLSINGIPTEDGTLEEAHQLLRDSALANKVTVEIEFDIAESVVPSSGTFHVKLPKRRGVELGITISASKKPGKPLIISDIRKGSIAHRTGTLEPGDRLLAIDSVRLENCTMEDAMHVLQQAEDMVKLRIQKDEDNIDELEMSGSIIYTVELKRYNGPLGITISGTEEPFDPIVISGLTKKGLAERTGAIHIGDRVLAINGVSLKGKPLSEAIHLLQMAGESVTLKIKKQADQSDSRHRTEDREAGFLSDPEDDLTDFHKTSKHSEVYSATVPSIDSAMSSWDSSGFDAGYGSQGTYLHKASDLLLNPNDWRRTKHRNQNSSSSTGHLHHSALYDGRYTEDEWEKLPGFVSPPRCQGTLNQDDSFWSQALQDLETCGQSEILRELEASMTGSALSLYLEETKTNEDSMFPPEISPIKSKGLHGESKNKSILNVSIRRRDVPSPGRGDPPDLVSPTPLALHKVTIRKDRESHDFGFSVSDGLLEKGVFVNMIRPDGPADLAGLKPFDRILQVNRVRTRDLDCCLTVPLIIEAGDCLDLVISRNPLAAGDTGLPDDCDDPSNSLFCFPERRTNSIAL